One Cryptococcus neoformans var. neoformans B-3501A chromosome 10, whole genome shotgun sequence DNA window includes the following coding sequences:
- a CDS encoding hypothetical protein (HMMPfam hit to Homoserine_dh, Homoserine dehydrogenase, score: 252.4, E(): 7.6e-73), whose product MLSASILRPIPVALLGLGGVGKAVLSQLLSPPLSAQFQLVLIANSRLSLSLPLPAAPITPANFQSILEKHGAPLDVTSVISVLSTHPDAPGIFIDCTGSDAIPAMYPQILSMGVHIVTPNKKGLSSSEALYKAIAEKSFPNTPSLLYGESTVGAGLPIIQTLKDLVATGDEIEKIEGVFSGTLSYIFNEFSKPGGGDVKFSEVVKVAKEKGYTEPDPRDDLSGIDVARKLSILARLVPTVPALPEGYASIPTQSLVPDVLSDASTKEEYLERLEEGDEFFANLREEAKKEGQVVRYVGVIDIKSGKVEAKLDKYPADHALATGLKGSDNIVSFTTKRYSPRPLIIQGAGAGADVTAMGVTSDMVKIYERLAVSRI is encoded by the exons ATGCTCTCCGCTTCCATTCTCCGTCCCATCCCCGTCGCGCTTCTTGGCCTCGGTGGCGTCGGCAAGGCTGTCCTCTCCCAGCTCCTCTCCCCTCCCCTCTCCGCCCAATTCCAGctcgtcctcatcgccAACTCCCGTCTGTCCCTCTcgctccccctccccgcTGCCCCCATCACCCCGGCCAACTTCCAGTCCATCTTGGAGAAACACGGTGCTCCTCTCGACGTTACCTCCGTCATCTCCGTCCTCTCAACCCACCCCGATGCCCCTGGTATTTTCATCGACTGCACCGGCTCTGATGCGATCCCCGCCATGTATCCCCAAATCCTCTCCATGGGCGTTCACATCGTCACCCCCAACAAGAAGggtctctcctcttccgagGCTCTCTACAAGGCTATCGCTGAGAAGAGCTTCCCCAATACTCCTTCTTTACTCTACGGCGAGTCTACTGTCGGTGCGGGTTTGCCGATCATCCAGACTTTGAAGGACTTGGTCGCTACCGGtgatgagattgagaagattgagggTGTCTTCAGTGGCACTTTGAGTTATATCTTCAATGAGTTCAGCAAGCCTGGAGGTGGCGACGTCAAGTTCTCCGAGGTTGTCAAGGTtgccaaggagaagggctATACT GAGCCTGACCCTCGAGATGACCTCTCCGGTATTGACGTCGCCCGAAagctctccatcctcgcccGACTCGTTCCCACCGTTCCCGCTCTCCCCGAAGGCTACGCTTCCATCCCTACCCAATCTCTCGTTCCCGATGTCCTCTCCGACGCTTCTACCAAGGAGGAGTACCTTGAGCGACTCGAGGAGGGTGACGAGTTCTTTGCCAACCTCAGGGAGgaggccaagaaggagggtcAGGTGGTGAGATATGTCGGTGTTATTGACATCAAGTCTGGCAAGGTTGAGGCCAAGTTGGACAA GTACCCCGCGGACCACGCTTTGGCTACCGGTCTCAAGGGGTCTGACAACATCGTCTCTTTTACCACCAAGAGATACTCTCCCCGGCCTCTTATCATCCAAGGTGCCGGTGCCGGTGCTGATGTTACCGCTATGGGTGTTACT TCCGACATGGTCAAAATCTACGAGAGGCTCGCTGTTTCTCGTATCTAA